The Streptomyces sp. NBC_00224 genome has a window encoding:
- a CDS encoding sigma-70 family RNA polymerase sigma factor produces the protein MDDGEWLARRFEESRPHLRAVAYRMLGSLNEADEAVEEAWLQIIDSGDDATDEGVRGLPAWLMTVVANVSLDRLRTRRTVSPQAPLLPRVPAARRAPDDLAAPVPDALAADLARMGPAHEELLADSVGLALLVVLETLDPAERMAFVLHDLFGLPYEEIAPIVGVGGPDAARELAGRARVRVQSVDPVPDDGPDRLRRIVDSFLAASRGGDFDTLIAMLDPDVVLHADPEAVAVGAPTEVRGATSVAKTFSGRARYAQLALVDGSVGAVWAPRGRPRVVFGFTIVDERITGIDMRAAPDRLSRTDLTILGE, from the coding sequence ATGGACGACGGCGAATGGCTGGCGCGGCGTTTCGAGGAGAGCCGCCCGCATCTGCGGGCCGTGGCGTACCGGATGCTGGGGTCGCTGAACGAGGCCGACGAAGCCGTCGAGGAAGCGTGGTTACAGATCATCGACAGCGGCGACGACGCCACGGACGAGGGTGTCCGGGGCCTGCCCGCCTGGCTGATGACGGTGGTCGCGAACGTCTCCCTTGACCGGCTGCGCACGCGCAGAACGGTTTCCCCGCAGGCGCCCCTGCTGCCGCGGGTGCCGGCCGCGCGCCGGGCGCCGGACGACCTGGCGGCCCCGGTGCCCGACGCGCTTGCGGCGGACCTGGCCCGGATGGGCCCGGCCCACGAGGAGTTGCTGGCGGACTCGGTGGGCCTGGCGCTGCTCGTGGTCCTGGAGACGCTGGACCCGGCCGAGCGGATGGCGTTCGTCCTGCACGACCTCTTCGGTCTGCCGTACGAGGAGATCGCGCCGATCGTCGGCGTCGGCGGGCCGGACGCCGCGCGCGAACTCGCGGGCCGGGCGCGGGTCCGGGTGCAGAGCGTCGACCCGGTGCCGGACGACGGCCCGGACCGGCTGCGGCGGATAGTGGACTCCTTCCTCGCCGCCTCGCGCGGCGGCGACTTCGACACGCTGATCGCGATGCTCGACCCGGATGTGGTGCTGCACGCCGACCCGGAGGCGGTGGCGGTGGGCGCGCCGACGGAGGTGCGGGGCGCGACGTCGGTGGCGAAGACGTTCTCGGGGCGGGCCCGTTACGCCCAACTGGCTCTGGTGGACGGGTCCGTGGGCGCGGTGTGGGCGCCGCGCGGACGGCCGCGGGTCGTCTTCGGCTTCACGATCGTGGACGAGCGGATCACCGGCATCGACATGCGGGCCGCCCCCGACCGGCTCAGCCGGACCGATCTGACGATCCTGGGCGAATAG
- a CDS encoding MMPL family transporter, translating into MTTHPPSPRQSTEEPPPPSTTSFAHKYARAVAGRRAKWAVLVLWVLLIGVGGSLAAKLGDVQNNEAQTWLPKNAQATQAVKIAEDYFQDKGRLGSVVVYARDSGLTDADLAKVNSDRAQFVTDKLAAAEVPQVTIASDKKAAFLSVPIKSDKSDNSVLGDGVKDLRKAAEKNAPDGLDVRITGPAGSISDFIDVYSGMDGALMGATLGLVAIFLLFTYRSPILWLIPLLSVGLASQVASAVVYLLAKHAGLTVNGQSAYVLIVLVLGVGTDYALLLIARYREELHRHEDRHEAMVYALQRCLPAITASAATVGIATLCLVFGSMNSTRGLGPVVALGVVIVYFAMTTLLPAFLVILGRWVFWPFTPRYSAEYVDAAVEKEHGFWGKISGFVGRRPRPIWIGTVVVLGALAFGAMSLSTGQTQAEQFTKKVDSVAGQELLSEHFPAGSSAPADVYVKDAGAAAALSTVQGVPGVTSATSVASKNGWTHIESVLKNAPDTQAARKTVDRMRTALDGSSGEARDAVVGGQTAIALDTSDAQGKEEKVLIPLILAVVLIMLIILLRALVAPLMLLLSVVLSYTAAVGTAALLFHAIGYPRIDRGLLLFGFLFLVALGVDYTIFLMTRAREEVGKRGHRDGILTSLTVTGGVITSAGLVLAATFSVLAAIPTVASLQQGLLVAVGILLDTFIVRSLLIPALALELGPKFWRPGHPERDEADLPVRPHAESARLG; encoded by the coding sequence ATGACGACGCATCCTCCATCACCGAGGCAGTCCACCGAGGAGCCGCCGCCCCCATCCACGACGTCGTTCGCCCACAAATACGCGAGGGCCGTCGCCGGCCGCCGCGCCAAGTGGGCCGTCCTCGTGCTGTGGGTGCTGCTCATCGGCGTGGGCGGATCCCTGGCGGCCAAGCTCGGTGACGTCCAGAACAACGAGGCCCAGACCTGGTTGCCGAAGAACGCGCAGGCGACGCAGGCGGTGAAGATCGCCGAGGACTACTTCCAGGACAAGGGCCGGCTCGGCTCCGTCGTCGTCTACGCGCGCGACAGCGGCCTCACCGACGCCGACCTGGCCAAGGTCAACAGCGACCGCGCCCAGTTCGTCACGGACAAGCTCGCGGCGGCGGAGGTCCCCCAGGTCACCATCGCCTCCGACAAGAAGGCCGCGTTCCTCAGCGTGCCCATCAAGTCGGACAAGAGCGACAACAGCGTCCTCGGCGACGGTGTGAAGGACCTGCGCAAGGCGGCGGAGAAGAACGCGCCGGACGGCCTCGACGTCCGGATCACGGGCCCGGCGGGCAGCATCTCCGACTTCATCGATGTCTACTCCGGCATGGACGGCGCGCTGATGGGCGCCACGCTCGGACTCGTCGCGATCTTCCTGCTGTTCACCTACCGCAGCCCCATCCTCTGGCTGATCCCGCTGCTCTCGGTGGGCCTGGCCAGCCAGGTCGCCAGCGCCGTCGTCTATCTCCTCGCCAAGCACGCGGGGCTGACGGTCAACGGGCAGAGCGCGTATGTGCTGATCGTCCTTGTTCTGGGCGTCGGCACCGACTACGCGTTGCTGCTGATCGCCCGATATCGCGAGGAACTGCACCGCCACGAGGACCGGCACGAGGCGATGGTGTACGCGCTGCAACGCTGCCTGCCCGCGATCACGGCGTCCGCGGCGACCGTGGGCATCGCCACGCTCTGCCTGGTGTTCGGCTCGATGAACTCCACCCGGGGCCTCGGCCCGGTCGTCGCCCTCGGCGTCGTCATCGTCTACTTCGCGATGACCACGCTGCTGCCCGCGTTCCTGGTGATCCTGGGCCGCTGGGTGTTCTGGCCGTTCACCCCGCGCTACTCGGCGGAGTACGTGGACGCGGCCGTCGAGAAGGAGCACGGCTTCTGGGGGAAAATCTCCGGCTTCGTGGGCCGCAGGCCGCGCCCGATCTGGATCGGCACGGTGGTCGTCCTCGGGGCGCTGGCGTTCGGCGCGATGTCGCTGTCCACCGGGCAGACCCAGGCCGAGCAGTTCACCAAGAAGGTCGACTCGGTGGCGGGCCAGGAGCTGCTGTCCGAGCACTTCCCGGCCGGCTCGTCGGCGCCCGCCGACGTGTATGTCAAGGACGCGGGCGCGGCCGCCGCGCTCTCCACGGTCCAGGGCGTGCCCGGCGTCACCAGCGCGACCTCCGTGGCGTCCAAGAACGGCTGGACGCACATCGAGTCCGTCCTGAAGAACGCGCCGGACACCCAGGCGGCCCGGAAGACCGTCGACCGTATGCGCACCGCCCTCGACGGCAGCTCCGGCGAGGCCAGGGACGCGGTGGTCGGCGGCCAGACCGCGATCGCGCTGGACACCTCCGACGCCCAGGGCAAGGAGGAGAAGGTACTGATCCCGCTCATCCTCGCGGTGGTCCTGATCATGCTGATCATCCTGCTGCGGGCACTGGTGGCGCCGCTGATGCTGCTGCTGTCCGTGGTGCTCTCGTACACCGCGGCGGTGGGAACCGCGGCGCTGCTGTTCCACGCCATCGGGTATCCGCGGATCGACCGGGGGCTGCTGCTGTTCGGCTTCCTGTTCCTGGTCGCCCTCGGTGTCGACTACACCATCTTCCTGATGACCCGGGCCCGCGAGGAGGTCGGCAAACGCGGCCACCGCGACGGCATCCTCACCAGCCTCACCGTCACCGGCGGTGTGATCACCTCGGCGGGCCTCGTCCTCGCCGCCACCTTCAGCGTCCTCGCCGCGATCCCGACGGTGGCCTCGCTCCAGCAGGGCCTGCTCGTCGCGGTCGGCATCCTGCTGGACACGTTCATCGTCCGCAGCCTGCTGATCCCGGCGCTCGCGCTTGAGCTCGGCCCGAAGTTCTGGCGCCCGGGCCATCCCGAGCGCGACGAGGCGGACCTCCCGGTCAGGCCGCACGCCGAATCGGCGCGTCTGGGCTGA
- a CDS encoding SDR family oxidoreductase: MTSPILVTGGTGTLGRLVVSRLRDAGSDVRVLSRKSRPAENGIAYVTGDLAKDQGIGPAVDGVRALVHCASDKKGDADATRNLVRAAEKAGVAHLVYISIVGVEDVSFGYFKSKLESERVVTESGLPWTLLRVTQFYDFILNGAQKAKKLPLVPVPSGFRVQPIDPEEVAVRLAELALDKPAGRVPDLVGPQATDAVAMIRAYLKAVHKGAPVVPLWMPGIGKIRSGGLLPKGPKDGYDTARVTWEEFLATKLG; this comes from the coding sequence ATGACGTCGCCCATCCTGGTGACCGGCGGCACGGGCACGCTGGGACGACTGGTCGTCTCACGGCTGCGGGACGCCGGTTCCGACGTCCGGGTGCTCAGCAGGAAGAGCCGCCCGGCCGAGAACGGCATCGCGTACGTGACCGGCGACCTGGCCAAGGACCAGGGCATCGGCCCCGCGGTCGACGGCGTCCGGGCGCTCGTGCACTGCGCCAGCGACAAGAAGGGCGACGCCGACGCCACCCGCAACCTGGTCCGCGCGGCCGAGAAGGCGGGGGTCGCGCACCTGGTCTACATCTCCATCGTCGGCGTCGAGGACGTCTCCTTCGGATACTTCAAGTCCAAGCTGGAGTCGGAGCGGGTGGTCACCGAGTCCGGGCTGCCGTGGACGCTGCTGCGGGTCACGCAGTTCTACGACTTCATCCTCAACGGGGCCCAGAAGGCGAAGAAGCTGCCGCTGGTCCCGGTGCCCTCGGGCTTTAGGGTGCAGCCGATCGACCCCGAGGAGGTGGCGGTCCGGCTCGCCGAGCTGGCCCTGGACAAGCCGGCCGGGCGGGTGCCCGACCTGGTGGGGCCGCAGGCCACCGACGCGGTCGCGATGATCCGTGCGTATCTGAAGGCAGTCCACAAGGGCGCCCCGGTGGTGCCGCTGTGGATGCCCGGCATCGGGAAGATCCGCTCCGGCGGGCTGCTGCCGAAGGGCCCGAAGGACGGGTACGACACGGCCCGGGTGACCTGGGAGGAGTTCCTCGCCACGAAACTCGGCTGA